The DNA segment GTGATCCGCGTCGTTCTGAAGCAATGCCGCCGCCGCCGGGTGGAGGCCGGCCACCCCTGGGTCTTCGACAACGAGGTGGCCCGTGTCGAGGGCGAGCCGGGATCCGGAGCCGTGGTGGAGGTGGTGGACCACCGGGGCCGCTTCCTGGCCCGGGGCGCGTTCAGCGCGCGCTCGCGCATCCGGGTCCGGCTCCTGACCTGGGACCCCTCCGAGGCGGTGGACGCCGGCCTCATCCGGCGGCGGATCGCCCAGGCGTGGGCCCTCCGCGAGCGCATCCTGGACGCGGAAGCCCTGCGGGCCTGCCGGGTGGTCTACAGCGAGGCGGACTTCCTTCCCGGCCTGGTCGTGGACCGCTTCGGCGACGTCGTGGTGGTGCAGGTGCTCTCGCAGGCCATGGAGCCCTGGACAGAGGCAGTCCTGGAGGCGGTACAGGAACTCTTCGGGCCTGCGGCCGTCCACGAGCGGAGCGACGCGCCCGTGCGGGAGCTGGAGGGGCTGAAGCCCAGGGTGGGGCTGCTTCGGGGCCGCCTGCCCGACGCGGTCTGGATCCGCGAGCACGGCCTTGAGCTGAAGGTGGACGTGGTCTCGGGCCAAAAGACCGGCTTCTTCCTGGACCAGCGGCAGAACCGCCTGGCCATCCGGCCCTTCGCCCGGGAAGCCCGGGTCCTCGACTGCTTCGCCCACACGGGCGGCTTTGCCCTCAACGCCCTCGCCGGCGGCGCCCGGCACGTGACGGTGGTGGAAGTCTCGCCCGAAGCCCTCGCCCTCGCCCGGGAGAACTCCGAACGCAACGGCTTCGCCCACCGGATGGAGCTGCGGGAGGCCAACGCCTTCGACGTCCTGCGCGACCTGGATCGGGCCGGAGAGCGGTACGACTTGGTGGTCCTGGACCCACCGGCCTTCGCCAGGACCCGGCACGCGCTGCCCAACGCCCTGCGGGGCTACAAAGAGATCAACCTGCGGGCCATGCGGCTGCTGGAGCCCGGGGGCTTCCTGGCCACGGCCTCCTGCTCGGGTGCGGTGGAGCCCGACGTCTTCCTGGCCATGCTGCAGGAGGCCGCCGTGGACGCGCACGTGATCCTCCGGCAGGTAGCCCTCCAGGGCCAGGCCGCCGACCACCCCGTCCTCCCCGGCGCCCCCGAGACCCGCTACCTCACCTTCGGGATCTTCCAGGCCTTCCCCCGGGGGGGCCGGCGGTAGGAGCGACGAAGCCCGGCCTCGCGCCGCCTACGCCCACCACATGGCCCCGGGCGCTTCCCGGATGACGGCCTCCTTCAGGGTGGCCACCGCCTTCTCGAAACCTTCCTGGCCCGACATGAGGCTGTCCTCGTGCTCGATGCTCAGCACCCAGTCGTAGCCCACCAGGCGGAGGGCGCTCACCAGGTCGCGCCAAACCGAGAGGTCGTGGCCGTAGCCCACGCTCCGGAAGATCCACGAGCGCTGGGCCTCCCGGCCATAGGGCGTAGTGTCCAGGCCGCCGTTGACGGGGAAGTTGATCGGATCCAGCGCCGTGTCCTTGGCATGCACGTGGAAGATGGCCTCGCCCAGCGCCCGTATCGCGTGCACGGGCTCGACGCCCTGCCACCAGAGGTGGCTGGGGTCGAAGTTGACTCCGAGCTCGGGTCCCACCGCCTCCCGCAGCCGCAGGGCCGTCTCGGGGTTGTAGACGAGGAAGCCCGGATGCATCTCAAGACCGATCATGCGCACGCCCTGCTGCCGGCAGAAGGCCATCTCCTCACGCCAGTAGGGGATCGCCTCCTCCTCCCACTGGTAGCGGAGCACCTCCTGGTAATCCGGCGGCCAGGCGCACGTCACCCAGTTGGGCCAGCGGGCGCCGGGGTGGTCACCAGGGCAGCCCGAGAAGGTGTTGACCCGCTCCACGCCCAGGCGGGAGGCCAGGGTCACCGCCTGGCGGAACTCCCGGCGATAGCGCTCCCGCTCGGCCGCCTGGGGGTGCAGCGGGTTGCCGTGGACGCTCAGGGCGCTGATCGCCAGCCCCCGCGAGTCCACCGCCGCCCGGAAGGCCCGGAGCGCGCCCTCGTCCTGGAGCAGGCGATCCGGGTCGCAGTGCGCCTTGCCCGGGTACCCGCCGCAGCCGATTTCCACCGCGTCCAGCCCCTGCGCTTTGACGTACTCCAGGGTCTCCTCCAACGGCCGGTTGCCGAAGAGGACGGTCAGGACCCCGAGTTTCACCTTCCCCACCCCTCCCTGCGCGAGCATGGCGCTCTCTTTTGATCCGCGTTTCGCTCAACGTATCCCAGGTTCCTGCAACATGGAACTCCTGGCAGCCATTATCTGCCTGGATTCGTTCAGATCTGGAGGAATTGGGTGCAGAACCTCGAACTGA comes from the Limnochorda pilosa genome and includes:
- a CDS encoding class I SAM-dependent rRNA methyltransferase gives rise to the protein MIRVVLKQCRRRRVEAGHPWVFDNEVARVEGEPGSGAVVEVVDHRGRFLARGAFSARSRIRVRLLTWDPSEAVDAGLIRRRIAQAWALRERILDAEALRACRVVYSEADFLPGLVVDRFGDVVVVQVLSQAMEPWTEAVLEAVQELFGPAAVHERSDAPVRELEGLKPRVGLLRGRLPDAVWIREHGLELKVDVVSGQKTGFFLDQRQNRLAIRPFAREARVLDCFAHTGGFALNALAGGARHVTVVEVSPEALALARENSERNGFAHRMELREANAFDVLRDLDRAGERYDLVVLDPPAFARTRHALPNALRGYKEINLRAMRLLEPGGFLATASCSGAVEPDVFLAMLQEAAVDAHVILRQVALQGQAADHPVLPGAPETRYLTFGIFQAFPRGGRR
- a CDS encoding sugar phosphate isomerase/epimerase family protein, translated to MKLGVLTVLFGNRPLEETLEYVKAQGLDAVEIGCGGYPGKAHCDPDRLLQDEGALRAFRAAVDSRGLAISALSVHGNPLHPQAAERERYRREFRQAVTLASRLGVERVNTFSGCPGDHPGARWPNWVTCAWPPDYQEVLRYQWEEEAIPYWREEMAFCRQQGVRMIGLEMHPGFLVYNPETALRLREAVGPELGVNFDPSHLWWQGVEPVHAIRALGEAIFHVHAKDTALDPINFPVNGGLDTTPYGREAQRSWIFRSVGYGHDLSVWRDLVSALRLVGYDWVLSIEHEDSLMSGQEGFEKAVATLKEAVIREAPGAMWWA